From Danaus plexippus chromosome 11, MEX_DaPlex, whole genome shotgun sequence, the proteins below share one genomic window:
- the LOC116765693 gene encoding eukaryotic translation initiation factor 4E1-like has translation MAGNTAEEVEGSAPAENKTTGTVEVPPEFLIKHPLQNTWSLWFYDNDRNKSWEENQIELTSFDTVEDFWRLYHHIKLPSELRQGHDYAVFKQGIRPMWEDDANKMGGRWLISLEKKQRNSDLDRFWLDVVLLLIGENFEYAEEICGAVVNVRAKLDKIGVWTADTSKQQANLEIGRKLKEQLGIHGKIGFQLHRDTMVKHSSATKNLYTV, from the exons ATGGCTGGAAATACTGCTGAAGAAGTTGAG GGATCAGCACCCGCTGAGAACAAAACTACAGGGACTGTGGAGGTTCCCCCAGAGTTCTTGATAAAGCACCCGCTACAGAACACATGGAGTCTGTGGTTTTACGACAATGACAGGAATAAATCATGGGAGGAGAATCAAATTGAATTAACTTCATTTGACACAGTTGAAGATTTCTGGAG ACTGTATCACCATATCAAATTGCCATCTGAGCTACGTCAAGGCCATGACTATGCTGTCTTTAAGCAAGGAATCCGTCCCATGTGGGAGGACGACGCCAACAAGATGGGTGGACGTTGGCTAATAAGTCTTGAAAAGAAGCAACGCAATTCAGATTTAGATAGGTTTTGGTTGGATGTG gtcCTGCTTCTGATTGGTGAGAATTTTGAATATGCTGAGGAAATTTGTGGCGCTGTTGTAAATGTGAGAGCAAAACTTGATAAAATTG gtGTTTGGACAGCAGACACATCGAAACAACAAGCCAATCTTGAGATTGGTAGAAAATTAAAGGAGCAACTCGGAATTCACGGAAAGATTGGATTCCAGTTACACAGAGACACTATGGTCAAACACAGTTCGGCAACTAAGAATCTTTACACtgtttag